One window from the genome of Cucumis melo cultivar AY chromosome 10, USDA_Cmelo_AY_1.0, whole genome shotgun sequence encodes:
- the LOC103500270 gene encoding probable glycosyltransferase At5g03795 codes for MGSSLVTHALLLSFSLLFTPITPSPSPYLSPIFLKNYNSMSANLRIFTYIPFNSFSFSSQAESLFYESLLNSPYSTHDPDQAHLFFVPFSPDISARSLSRLIRTLRTDLPYWNRTLGADHFFLSSSGIGYIPDRNVVELKKNAIQVSSFPVPPGKFIPHKDISLPPVSALVSAQVSTLTVSERMLGFVGYGWVKGLSLVKELIEDPEFLMESEPPPTTSCYGDKMAKSDFCLFEYGSGDVSGIGEALRFGCVPVVISDRSIQDLPLMDAVRWQEMAVFVGGGGGIEGVKKVLRCVDGERLGRMKRLGAAAAQHFVWNSPPQPLDAFNTVAYQLWLRRHAVRYADRREWAQN; via the coding sequence ATGGGTTCTTCTCTCGTAACTCACGCTCtccttctctctttctctctcctcttCACACCCATaactccttctccttctccttatCTCTCTCCCATTTTCCTTAAGAATTACAACTCCATGTCTGCAAATTTAAGAATCTTCACTTACATTCCGTTCAACTCATTTTCGTTTTCTTCCCAAGCCGAATCGCTTTTCTACGAATCGCTTCTTAATAGCCCATACTCTACTCACGATCCTGACCAAGCCCATTTGTTTTTCGTTCCCTTTTCCCCTGATATCTCCGCTCGCTCCCTATCGCGTTTGATTCGCACGCTCCGTACCGACCTTCCGTACTGGAATCGGACTCTCGGCGCCGATCACTTCTTTCTGTCGTCGTCCGGCATCGGTTACATCCCTGACCGGAACGTTGTTGAGTTGAAGAAAAACGCTATTCAGGTCTCTTCATTCCCCGTTCCTCCCGGGAAGTTCATTCCTCATAAGGATATTTCCTTACCGCCGGTTTCCGCTTTGGTTTCGGCGCAGGTGAGTACGTTGACGGTGAGTGAGAGAATGTTGGGTTTTGTTGGGTATGGTTGGGTGAAGGGTTTGTCTTTGGTGAAGGAATTAATTGAAGATCCTGAGTTTTTAATGGAGTCGGAGCCGCCGCCTACGACGTCGTGTTACGGGGATAAAATGGCGAAGAGTGACTTTTGTTTGTTCGAATACGGCAGCGGCGATGTTTCGGGGATCGGGGAGGCTTTAAGATTTGGGTGTGTTCCGGTGGTGATTTCGGACCGTTCGATCCAGGACTTGCCGTTGATGGACGCCGTGCGGTGGCAGGAAATGGCGGTGTTCGTCGGCGGTGGCGGCGGAATTGAAGGTGTGAAGAAGGTATTAAGGTGCGTGGATGGAGAAAGACTAGGCAGGATGAAAAGATTGGGTGCGGCGGCAGCACAGCATTTTGTGTGGAACTCGCCGCCTCAGCCGTTGGATGCTTTCAATACGGTGGCGTACCAGCTTTGGTTGAGAAGGCACGCCGTTAGATATGCCGATAGAAGAGAGTGGGCCCAGAACTAA